The DNA region CGGACGAGAAGCGCCAGCCGGCCATCGTGATCAAAGGCAAGACTACGCGGCGTTACCTGATGCCATCCCGCGCTCACCTCATGGTGCAGGACGGAGATGAATCGCATCCGGGCGACGTGCTGGCCAAGATCCCGCGCGAAACCACCAAGACCAAGGACATCACCGGCGGTCTGCCGCGCGTGGTGGAATTGTTTGAGGCTCGCAAGCCGCGCGAAACCGCCATCATCAGCGAAATTGACGGTGCGGTGAAGTTCGGCGAAGTCTCCAAAGGCCAGCGCAAGATCTACGTGGTGGCCGATAACGGGACGGAGAAAGAGTACTCGGTGCCCAAGGGCGTCCACATCAACGTGCAGGAAGGCGAGCGCATGCGCGCCGGCGAAGCGCTGATGGATGGTCCTCTCAACCCGCATGACATTCTTGCCGTGCTGGGCGAAAAGGAACTGCAGGCGTACCTGGTGAATGAAATCCAGGAAGTCTACCGGCTGCAGGGCGTCACCATCAGTGACAAGCACATTGAGGTGATCGTCCGGCAGATGATGCGCTGGGTGAAGGTGGAGGACGTGGGTGACACCGCGTTCCTGCTGGAACAGCAGATTGATAAATTCCGCTTCCGCGAAGAGAACGAACGAGTGATCGCCACCGGCGGCCGACCGGCAACCGGACGCCCGCTGCTGCTGGGCATCACCAAAGCGTCGCTCTCCACGGAGTCGTTTATCTCCGCGGCGTCCTTCCAGGAGACCACGCGCGTGCTCACCGAAGCGTCCATCCAGGGCGCTGTGGACCACCTGCGCGGCCTCAAGGAGAACGTCATCGTAGGCCGCTTGATCCCGGCCGGCACCGGCATGGAGTTCTACCGCAATGTGCGGCTGGCTCCGGAACTGGAACAGGCCGCCGCCAAGGTACAGGAGGAAGTCTCCCGCGAGTACGCCGAAGCCGAGCGCGCTCTGGAGCTTCTGCGCCAGGAAGGCGAAGCCGAAGAGATGGCTGCAGAGTAAACAGTTGTTTAATGATTAGTAATCAATCGCGGGCTGGAGAAATCCAGCCCGCTTTTTTATTTTACCTTAGGAATGATCCGCAATACACTTTGCGATGAAGCGGAACGGGGGAGAGAATTACCGAGAAAGGTTATGCCAGTGACAATCGACGAAAAACTAGAGGAGCTTATCACGAGAGCCTGGAACACAGTCCAGATCTATAGGTATGATTGGCAGGCGCGTGTAGGTGCATTTCTTCGAGCCGCGGGTTTGGAAGATACGAAGAAGGAATTCGATAATATTATTTTGCATGGCTCCGATTGGGACTCGACGAGAGCCGCTTTGATTGGGCTTCTCGAAGGAACAGCTATCAGAGTGGCTCAGAATCGATCGCAAATAGATGCCGCGGTCCGCACCGGTCCCAAGGCTACTGATTCAAGAAAGATTTTTGTGGTACATGGTCACGACAGCCAGACTAAGGAATCAGTGGCTCGCTTTCTGGAGCGCATCGGACTGGAGCCAGTAATCCTTCATGAACAACCGAGCTCCGGGCTTACCGTTCCCGAAAAGCTTGAAGCATTTTCAGCAGTGGGCTTCGCAGTCATTTTGCTCACGCCTGATGATATTGGCGGTCTAGCGTCCGAACCCGACAAACTCAACCCGCGTGCCCGTCAGAACGTGATATTGGAGCTCGGCTACTTCCTAGGAAAGCTGTCTCGCCGAAGAGTATGTGCTCTCTACAAGAACATTGAGATCCCGTCCGATTATCAGGGAGTGCTGTATGTCGAGTACGATGCATCAGGAGGATGGCGCACAAAACTGGCACAAGAACTCGTTGAGGCCGGTTTCTCGATCAATCTGGAAGCGCTGCTGAAATCCTGACCCTATCTGTTGGCGCGCGCCTGAAGCAGATACGTCCAAAGGCGACATTAGGGAGGAGCCCCAATGCACAATTCCGGAGCGCTCGGAACGTTCAGCGGGTTTTGCGCATCTGGTCGAAGCGTTTGGCGAGATCTAGAAACGAGATTCCCAGAGCATCACAGACTTCGGCCATGTCGACAACGTCAATGCGGCGGTCACCCAGTTCATATTTGCTGACGAACCCTTGTGAGCGGCCCATCTTTCGGCTGAGTTCGTCCTGGATCATGCCGATCTCTTCCCGGGCCTGGCGCAGGAGTTGACGCAAGAGCTGGCGGTTCTTCTGCTGCCGGGGTGATTTGCGCTTTTCCATTGGCGACTGAGCGCGCGGTTATTGGCCTTTCGGCTTCTTTGCAGGCTGCGACGGATGTTTTTCCACGTATTGCTGGATAAAATCGATCAACACGTCTGTCATCTTTTTGCCTTCTGCAGCCGTGGCAGCTTTGAAGGCGTCATGCAGGCCCGCCTCGACGTTCAGGTTCATGCGCTTCCACCTTGGCTCTTTGGCCATTCCGCTCACCTCCCGGGAGTCAAGAGATGAGCTTATATGTTTATGAGTAATTTCGCATTGACAGAAATAGATCATACTCATATACTCATAATGAAGTCAAGGTAATTTCGCATGACCGCTACCAAGCGTAAGAACAAATCCGGACGCTCAACCCGCAACCAGCCCCAAGTCCGCAGCGGAAAAACGTCCAACCTCTACCGCCCGCTGGGCTCCTTTCCCTTTCCGCAGGTGTGCGGCAAGACCATCACGGACGTCTACGTGACGACAGACAGTGACCTGAACTGCCTCACGATCTCTTTCGACGACAATACCGAGCTGGTTCTTGATGTTGAGCCCTGCGTGCGTTTCGCGGCTGACTATTCCGCCTGGAAGAACGGTAACCAGCGCGTCATCAAACGCTGGCCGCTTGTTCGCAGCAAGTAGTTTCCTTTGAGCTATGCAACGCCCCTCCAAACCTCGCAAGAAACTCGGCAAACGACCACTTGGCCTATTTCGGGGCGAAATCTGGATGGCGCCCGATTTCGACGCGCCGTTAGAACTCATAGAGTCCTCCGAAAAGATGGCGCTGCCGCCTGAAAACTCGAGTGCCACCAAGATAAATGCTAAACGGCGCAAACCCGCCAGGAAGCGTACGCGTCCGTAAGCCGCTAGTGGTCCGAACAACGTTCTTTTAGTTGCTAACGGCTTCAGCGCCCTTTACCCTAGTCTAGTTCATGCACTTCACCCGCCTCCGACGCGCGTTCTGGCAAGCCTTTATGCACGGCCAGTTTTCCACGGCCAAGGCGGCGGCGTATTCGTCCATTCTCACGCTGTTTCCGGCATTTCTGGTGGTCACCTCAGTTCTGGAGGCCTCGCACAACACGGAAGGCTTCCTGCAGCAGATTGCGGCCGCGGTGGGCTGGGTGCTTCCGCCGGGTTCGCGGTCGGTGGCGCTGTCGTTTTTTCAGACCAAGCAGCACCACGCCAACCGGATCATCATCTCCACTTCCATCGTGACCCTGCTGGCGGCTTCCGGCGTGATGATTTCCTGGATGGACGGGTTCCGCCGGGCGTACGGCATGCAGAACACCTGGGGATTCTGGAAGGAACGGGCCATCGCGCTGTACCTGGTGCTCCTGGCGCTGATTCCCATGGGTTTTGCCACCATCCTGGTGGCCTTTGGCAATGAAGTGGAGAACTGGATCCAGGCGGAGACCATGCACCTGTTCAAACCGCTGATCATCTTGCTATGGGACGGAGTGCGCTGGGCGATAGCTCTGATTACCAGCATCGCGGTAATCAGCCTGATCTACCATCATGGGCTGCCCAAGACGCAATCCTGGCGCAGGGTGCTGCCTGGGGCCACGGTGGCGTCCCTGCTTTGGTTCCCGGCGACGATGGTCTTTGGCTGGTACGTCAGAGAGTACGCTACCTACAGCGTGGTCTACGGGTCCTTCAGCGCGGCGATTGCCTTGCTGGTGTGGATGTACATTGTCTCCGTGATCGTGTTGCTGGGAGCTGAGATTAACGCGCAGGTTTTTCCCAGAAGCCCGGAAAACTGAATTTCACAACTAAGAATTCACAACCAAGAAGGAAGAAGTCACTGATGAGCGTACGAAAGGGCCTGGAAATGAACCCGGCCGGCGGAGCGCGCCGGGCGAAAATTGTGTGCACACTGGGACCGTCCAGCAATTCTGAGACGGCGATTCGCGACCTGATGCGCCTGGGCATGGACGTGGCCCGGCTTAACTTTTCCCATGGCACACACGCTGAGCACGCTCGCGTGATCGAGCGTTTGCGCAAAGTGGCGCAGCAGGAAGACCGGACCATCTGCATTCTGCAAGACCTGCAAGGGCCCAAGATCCGCACCGGCCGCTTGAAATCCCACGGCCTGGTGGAGTTGAAGAGCGGTTCGCGCGTCACCATCACGCCGCGGGATATTCCCGGCACCGCAAGTTTGCTCTCCACCACGT from Terriglobia bacterium includes:
- a CDS encoding nucleotide-binding protein produces the protein MPVTIDEKLEELITRAWNTVQIYRYDWQARVGAFLRAAGLEDTKKEFDNIILHGSDWDSTRAALIGLLEGTAIRVAQNRSQIDAAVRTGPKATDSRKIFVVHGHDSQTKESVARFLERIGLEPVILHEQPSSGLTVPEKLEAFSAVGFAVILLTPDDIGGLASEPDKLNPRARQNVILELGYFLGKLSRRRVCALYKNIEIPSDYQGVLYVEYDASGGWRTKLAQELVEAGFSINLEALLKS
- a CDS encoding helix-turn-helix domain-containing protein; protein product: MEKRKSPRQQKNRQLLRQLLRQAREEIGMIQDELSRKMGRSQGFVSKYELGDRRIDVVDMAEVCDALGISFLDLAKRFDQMRKTR
- a CDS encoding YihY/virulence factor BrkB family protein, translated to MHGQFSTAKAAAYSSILTLFPAFLVVTSVLEASHNTEGFLQQIAAAVGWVLPPGSRSVALSFFQTKQHHANRIIISTSIVTLLAASGVMISWMDGFRRAYGMQNTWGFWKERAIALYLVLLALIPMGFATILVAFGNEVENWIQAETMHLFKPLIILLWDGVRWAIALITSIAVISLIYHHGLPKTQSWRRVLPGATVASLLWFPATMVFGWYVREYATYSVVYGSFSAAIALLVWMYIVSVIVLLGAEINAQVFPRSPEN